A genomic segment from Glycine soja cultivar W05 chromosome 20, ASM419377v2, whole genome shotgun sequence encodes:
- the LOC114402908 gene encoding uncharacterized protein LOC114402908, whose protein sequence is MNKCFTCHSFVLGATKLYSDTLKIARRHVYSNKNKKLKPLARFHCFQEKLRIMEVELGLKITRTRYDSTSVSDFQFAKDRSGPVFLSKETDAKLILTAHLKGYKKEDIGININKDGSEISVSGEKEVQEMQMIPFKKELKTIGFEKKFGIPDGVVLDWIKAKYNEGDEVLTIVMPKTEVGKGNREIEEVNEEVAEPSVLENVVDSVTPEPEESVPDKSEEETPPVKKPEKPWTPCPPLVFGGSTLLVTLIFLVINYIRARKS, encoded by the exons ATGAATAAGTGCTTTACTTGTCACAGTTTTGTTCTTGGAGCCACAAAACTATACTCGGATACTCTAAAAATTGCTCGCCGTCATGTCtactcaaataaaaacaaaaaattgaaacctTTGGCAAGGTTCCATTGTTTTCAGGAAAAATTAAGGATCATGGAGGTTGAGTTGGGGCTAAAGATCACAAGAACCAGATATGATAGCACTTCCGTTTCTGATTTTCAGTTTGCCAAAGACAGATCAGGACCTGTCTTCTTGTCTAAAGAAACCGATGCAAAGCTCATCCTCACTGCACATCTTAAAG GATATAAGAAGGAGGATATTGGCATCAATATCAATAAAGATGGTAGTGAGATTTCGGTGAGTGGGGAGAAGGAGGTGCAGGAAATGCAAATGATACCGTTCAAGAAAGAGCTGAAAACCATAGGGTTTGAGAAGAAGTTTGGTATTCCTGATGGGGTGGTTTTGGATTGGATCAAAGCTAAGTATAACGAAGGGGATGAAGTTTTGACAATTGTGATGCCAAAAACAGAAGTGGGGAAAGGAAATAGAGAAATTGAGGAGGTGAATGAAGAAGTAGCAGAGCCAAGTGTACTAGAAAATGTTGTTGATAGTGTGACACCAGAGCCAGAGGAAAGTGTGCCAGATAAGAGTGAAGAGGAAACACCTCCAGTGAAGAAGCCAGAAAAACCATGGACACCTTGTCCTCCTTTGGTTTTTGGAGGATCAACTTTGCTTGTAACTCTAATATTTCTTGTAATAAACTATATTAGAGCCAGAAAgagttaa
- the LOC114403130 gene encoding UPF0496 protein 4-like, with product MPATDYQGSSSPSSLTHFGRSILSLRQEQVHSISMEGSSLEAELESFQQHVTDRFLELTSVVHDDLLSLSWVGKLLHCFLCCQEEFKAILHSHRAQVLRPPLDRMVSEYFERSVKALDVCNAIRDGIEQIRQWQKLLEIVLYALGHQRSIGEGQFRRAKKALIDLHIGMLDDQDSNASIAHRNRSFGRSTGSRDSHSHGNNHSNNNTYHHRSLGHFRSLSWSVSRTWSAARQLQAIGNNIYPPKANELMASGGLAMPVFIMNSILLFVMLALVAAIPCQDRGLHVHFTIPRNYSWAAAILSLHERIMEESKKRERKNSCGLLKEIHQIEKCARVMNDLADSVHFPLTEGKEREVRQIVQEVSQVCDALKGGLDPLERQVRDVFHRIVRSRTEGLDSLGRPSNAE from the coding sequence ATGCCTGCGACGGACTACCAAGGTTCGTCTTCTCCTTCATCGTTAACCCATTTTGGCCGTTCAATTCTGAGTCTTCGTCAAGAACAGGTTCACTCCATTTCCATGGAAGGGTCAAGCTTGGAGGCTGAGTTGGAATCCTTTCAGCAACACGTCACTGACCGGTTCCTTGAACTCACTTCGGTTGTTCATGATGATTTGCTTTCGCTCTCGTGGGTTGGGAAGCTCCTTCATTGCTTCCTGTGTTGCCAAGAGGAATTCAAGGCCATTCTCCACAGCCACAGGGCTCAGGTGTTGAGACCCCCATTGGATCGCATGGTGTCTGAATACTTTGAGCGCAGTGTGAAGGCTTTAGATGTTTGCAATGCCATTCGTGACGGTATTGAGCAGATTCGCCAATGGCAGAAGCTGTTGGAGATTGTGCTCTATGCATTGGGGCATCAGAGGAGCATTGGTGAGGGCCAATTTCGTAGAGCCAAGAAGGCCCTCATTGATTTGCACATCGGGATGCTTGATGATCAGGACTCCAACGCATCAATTGCACATCGAAACCGGTCCTTTGGCCGCAGCACTGGTAGCAGAGACAGTCATAGTCATGGTAACAATCATAGCAATAATAATACCTATCACCATCGGTCATTGGGGCATTTTCGATCACTTTCGTGGAGTGTTTCTCGGACTTGGTCTGCTGCTAGGCAGCTCCAAGCAATTGGGAACAACATTTATCCACCTAAGGCAAATGAGCTTATGGCTTCTGGTGGCCTTGCAATGCCTGTGTTCATCATGAATTCGATCCTGTTGTTTGTGATGTTGGCACTTGTGGCTGCAATTCCGTGCCAGGACCGTGGATTACATGTCCATTTTACCATTCCCAGGAATTACTCCTGGGCTGCTGCAATCCTCTCACTTCACGAAAGGATCATGGAGGAGTCGAAGAAACGGGAGCGGAAGAATTCTTGTGGCTTGCTTAAGGAGATTCATCAGATTGAGAAATGTGCTAGAGTGATGAATGATTTGGCTGATTCTGTCCACTTCCCATTGACGGAGGGGAAAGAACGAGAGGTTAGACAGATAGTGCAGGAGGTTTCACAAGTCTGTGATGCTTTGAAAGGTGGACTAGACCCTTTGGAGCGCCAAGTGAGGGATGTCTTCCATAGAATTGTGCGCAGCCGAACAGAAGGGCTTGACTCACTTGGCAGGCCAAGCAATGCTGAGTAA
- the LOC114403567 gene encoding abscisic stress-ripening protein 5-like — MAEEKHHKHRLFHHHKDEDNKPVETDTGYDNTSYSKPSDDYDSGFNKPSYESSGGGYEGGYNKTSYSSDEPASGGGYEGGYKKTGYSGGIDETSGGYGAGGGGYSDVTDGGYGKPSGGYGAAGGGGVYPDTTTDGGYSKTSGGGYDDEVDYKKEEKHHKHLEHLGELGAASAAAYALHEKHKAEKDPEHAHRHKIEEEVAAAAAVGSGGFAFHEHHEKKEAKEQDEEAHGKKHHHLFG, encoded by the exons ATGGCCGAAGAGAAACACCACAAGCACCGCCTCTTCCACCACCACAAGGACGAGGATAATAAGCCAGTAGAAACCGATACTGGTTACGACAACACATCATATTCCAAGCCTTCTGATGACTATGACTCTGGTTTCAACAAGCCATCGTATGAGTCTTCTGGCGGTGGCTATGAAGGTGGTTACAACAAAACATCTTATTCTAGTGATGAGCCAGCTTCTGGTGGTGGCTATGAAGGTGGGTACAAGAAAACAGGTTATTCTGGTGGCATTGATGAGACTTCTGGTGGCTATGGCGCTGGTGGTGGTGGATACTCTGACGTCACTGATGGTGGCTACGGCAAACCAAGTGGTGGCTATGGCGCcgctggtggtggtggtgtgtACCCTGACACTACCACTGATGGTGGGTACAGCAAAACAAGTGGTGGTGGGTATGATGATGAGGTTGACTATAAGAAGGAAGAGAAGCACCACAAGCATCTTGAGCACCTTGGTGAGTTAGGTGCTGCATCTGCTGCTGCTTACGCCTTG CATGAGAAGCACAAGGCAGAGAAAGACCCAGAGCATGCTCACAGGCACAAGATAGAAGAGGAGGTTGCAGCAGCAGCTGCAGTGGGATCTGGTGGGTTTGCCTTCCATGAACATCATGAGAAAAAGGAAGCAAAGGAGCAAGATGAGGAAGCTCATGGAAAGAAGCACCACCATCTCTTTGGCTGA